aaattttagggcagcccgggtgactcagtggtttagcgaccccttcagcccagggaatgatcctggagtcccggaatcgagtcccacgtcaggctccctgcatggagcctgcttctccctctgcctgtgtctctgcctctctctcctctgtgtctttcatgaataaataaataaaatcttttaaaaaataaaataaaataaaattttaattagaaaaagaatcaaCACTGGAGAAATGGgcccccaaatttatatattcaactcaagtaggattctttttttcatctcctaaattatgaaatattttcaaatggacAATAATCTGTAGAAGATAGTAATATAATGGACACCTGTGAACTCtcaacattttctcatttgcctcaatttttttttccttaagaaacagaatatttgggtagcctggatggttcagcggtttagcgctgccttcagcccagggcgtgatcctggagacccgggatcaagtcccacgtcaggctccctgcatggagcctgcttctccttctgtctgtgtctctgcctctctgcctctctctctctctctctgtctctaataaataaaatctttaaaaaaaaagttaaataaaaagaaacagaatatttcaggtgtgcctgggtggctcagtcagttaagcatctgccttcgactcaggtcagggtcccaggatcctgggatcgaggccgGCGGGggagggagcccacttctccctttccctctgaccctacCCCCTACctatgctctttctccctctctctcataaataatttttttaattttatttttaattttttaaatttttttaaatttttttaattttaaaaataattttaaatttttaaagtatttaaaaaaaaattttaaagtattttatgagagagagcacatgcagggagaagggcagagggagaaagagaaccagactcccttctgagcctgatgcagggctcaattcctggattctggcatcatgacctgagccaaaggcagatgcttaagcaaatgagccacccaggtgccccaaataaaatcttaaaaaaagagaaaatatttcagctCTAGCTGAAACCTACTAGGTTATGTCTTTCTACTCAATTCTACCCTCTGTTCGTCCTTTGACATAAATGCAATACTGAGTTTATTATTGACCATTCCCTtgcatctttttattctttcatcatgTAATTAGCAATCCATGAACTGCATATATTGTTTGCAAGTGTTTACAAACAGATATTATACACTACATAGTAGTCTTCAACTTTCCTTCTGTCTCATACTGCAGGTTCAAGAATGATCCATGTTGATACATGTAGTTCTAGTTCATATTTAACTCTTTAATGAGACATACCTACAAAAAAGTGCACATTAGAAGGGTCCaatctgatgattttttttgtttttggaaagattttatttatttatttgacagagagagagagagcgagcacaaacagggggagcgtcaggcagagtgagagggagaagcagactctccactgagcaggggagcccgatgtgagactcgatctcaggaccctgggatcatgacctgagctgaaggcagacgcttcactgactgagccacccaggcagccctgatgAACATTATTAAACTGAATGCACATGATCATCTCAGAAGATGCCTGTGTGAATGCCCAAGATCGCTGCCAACCTGACCTCCATGAAGTCAGTCCTTGAGATTATTACTTTAACAAAGGGAGCTCAGAAATTGTTGTCATGGCCTGTGAAACCCGGCAGTGACACCTGCGATGATGATTGATAATGTGTTGGAAATTATGGTGCAAAACACATCTCTCGAACTCTAAGCACTATAAATAAGGACATTAATACCAGctttgggacgtctgggtggctcagtggttgagtgtctgcctttggctcagggtgtgatcctggagtcccaggattgagtcccacgtttggctccttgcatggagcctgcttctccctctgcctgtgtttctgcctctctgtgtctctcctggataatttttttttaatgccagctTTGCCACTTTCAGGCAGTAGAACCATGGGCAGGGGGCTTTACCTCTTGGTTCCTTCCGTTTCCTCATATGTATATGAGGGTAACAAAAGGAAGGTTTCTTTGTCCCCTCAGAAGGGATCATTGGCACATCCTTCCTCTTCCACCCATGCTTGTGGATAATCTGGTAACACTGCAGATTCCCCAGAAGATGGCTCCCATTGGTCAGCTGTAGAGGTTGGCCCAAAATGGGCTCCTTGACACCATCCTCGACAACATCAGAGCATTGCTCTTATAAGGTGTACCCCTGGGGGaggctgccctcccacccccttcgatgacctgggaggctggggctgctggAGCTGCCCTGCAGTCAGGCCTGGGTCTCCAACtgccacaaagaaaacaaataaaataagaatactcaGACCAGCAACTCCCAGATGCAGTGTAGGGTGTGTGTGTCCAACTCTCATGtctcttcttgctttctctctccctctctctgctctttctttctctcacttattttgttctctctctgcccatttcTCCCCGCCCCCACTGTCTGTCTGACTCtcccaatctttttttaaaagatttatttatttgagagagagagaaggagcatgatgagaggcagagggagaagcagaccccctgctgagcaggaagcccagcgtggggctccattccaggattccaagatcatgatctgagcagaaggcagatgatgaactgactgagccacccaggggccctgactCTCCCAAACTTCGTCTGTCTCccttcttaacattttctctttcctcatctttttcACTTGGCCTAccgtttttttcctctttcttggcaTCTCTCCCCCTTTGATATCTCCATCAACCCTGGCTTCACTTTGTCTTGGTCCCTCTCTTGAGCTCTGTCCCTATTCTTTCTACTCTTGTGTCTGATTTCCCCATgtctctctctccagcctcacAAGGTCTCTGCCTGAGGCAGTGATTCCCCACCCCACTGTCAGGGCCGGCACCACGTATTTACTTCTCTGATTGTGTCCACCTCACTAACCATCCTGGTCTACCAGATCCTGTCCCTGCCCTCCCACACCATGCTTGTCGGTGGATGGCAAACCCAGGGGCCACAGGGAGTACGAGAGCCACCAGCCTGGGAGATTCGAGTAGAGAAATGGGGAAGAAGGGCTGGGAGATGGACCAAGACAGATGGAGGCCAACTTGGGGCTCAGGGGTGAGGGAGGCTGGGAAGAAGACTGGAAGAAGAACCTGAGGGAGAGGCATGAAATCCTTGTGGGAAGCAGATGGGATTAAATCAGAGAAAAGAGTGAGAAAGGATGCAGGTGGGGCTCCTCTGTGCTTCTCTTAGGCCCTTCAGCCAGAGGGTAATGGAAGGGGGGCCCTTCAGCCCAGCCCACAACTACCCCACCACCTGGCCTTCTTCCCTGTGTTTGCCTCCATCTGATGCTGAGGGTATTCCCACGCCCCCacctgcatttcatttttttcttttttaaagattttatttatttgagatacagcaCAAGAGCAAAGAGCTAGCAAGCACaagaagggggtggggcagagggagcaggagaagaacACTTCCCCGAGTGCGGAACCCCacatgggcctcaatcccagaaccctgagatcacaacctgggccaaaggcagatgcttaactgactgagccacccaggcgccccccttaTACCCCGAATGCATTTCTAACCCTCACATAGCTTCTTCTTGTCTCTATCTCCTTTCGGGTTAGGGTCTCAGCTTCTATTTCTGTTCAGCTCTCTCCGCCGGTTTCTCACTCTCGCCTTCTCCGTAGTCCCCCCCGATAGAAACTGCCTGGGGTCTGACACATTTCCTTCCTGGGGAAAGAGACGCTGCCTGTGGGCCCAGACTTCTCCTGACCGCTCCTCTGGGCCCAGCTCCAGCTCCGGGGACCTGGGCGActccaggagccccaggcccagcTAGAAGCACAGGGACTCAGCAGGCGCCGGCCTCCCCGCTCTGCCCCACGGAGGCCTGACACCTCTCACTAGAAACTGCGAGCCTCGGTGGCTAAGCCAAGTCCCGCGCACCGCCCACAGCCCAGCCAGCAGCCCAAGGAGCCAGAACAGAAGGGCCTGAATGTGGCCACGAGCCACGCCAAGGCCCCGCAAGTCGCAGGGCTTCGCTGCCCCGGGCGCCAGCGTGTTCCAGCGCACCTGCAGGAGCTGGAGGTTCAgaaggagggggcggggcctgaggaaGGGCAAAGGTTCCCTCTAGGAGCTGGGGAGGACGGAGAAGCTGCAGCTAGTTCCTGCAGGAGCccaacccattttttaaaaaaattttatttatttattattttttaaagattttatttattcatgagagacacagggagaggcagagacataggcagagggagaagcaggctccctgtggggagcccaatgtgggatttgatcctgggactccaggatcatgccctgggccaaaggcaggtgctcaactgctgagccacccaggcatccctagcccAACCCATTTGGAGGGGACACTGAGGAGATACAGTAGGGATGGGGCCTCAGAGGATCCAGAGTTGATACATAAGAGAGGTAGGGCCTGCAGGATCCTTAGAGGACAGGGAGGAAAGACCAGGTAGGGCTGAGGCCTGGACATATAGGTCTGTGGCTACCACAGCCACGTGAGTGGAGTGGGGCCGGCAGACTCATGGGTGGGAAAGGCTGGGAAGAGCCAGGGGGGCAGTGTTTGATAGCAGGATGGGGTCTGAAAATATAAGGGGTGGGGCACAGGGGAATGGGTCCTGGTGGTGAAGGGTCTTGCATGTAAGTGGCAAGCAAGAGAGAAGGGGACCCATCTGTACACAGTCTGGGATACCCCAGGCATGCCTGGCCCTGGGCCCTAAACCAGTGTTCTGAGTGACTGCTGCTGGTGTGCGCCTGGAGCTTCAGCTCAAAGCCAGGACCCTGTTTAGTGCTGTGTGCCCACCCCCACATTTTGCTTCCCTGGAGTCTTCAGTCTGGTAGCTGCAAACTGCCTGGCACCAGGGCACTCCAGCAGGCTCGGTTGCAGTTCTGCTACTACTGAGGCATCCAGGCTGTTGGGAGGTTAGGAACTCTGGTATTTTTACCCACAGGAAGCTATTTTAAGGACATTCCACCTCTTTGTAACAGCTTGCACAGAGTTCCTGGGTCTCCCATGGGGCCATTTGCACCCCAGTGGTGACAGTGTTTGCCCCATACACGTGGAGGTTTGTGTGGAAGAGACAGCAGTTTTGGGTTAATGTCCATCCAGAAAAATTTCTTTCCCGTAACTCCCCCACCTCAATGTGAAACCTCATTTCTGGTTATTTTATGGTTGCCCTTAAAAAAACCTGCAACACTGAGCATCACGGAGCAGAAGCGTATCTGTGATATAGAAGAGATGAGACTGGCACAGAGCACCTTCCTCAAGAAAGCTGGATCCTTCTGACCCTTACTTCTATCCTGGGTCCATGGTGAGGTCACACAGAGGGAAGTTACCTTCACAAATGAGGTGACTGGTATAGAGAAAGCTGAATTCATTGTGAGGTCAGATTTCCCAGCCTTGGCAATGGGGGCAATGGGAGGGAGGGGTCTGCTGCAAGGTGCAGAACTACCTGGCCCCTACCAACCCCAGTAATCCTTTCTGTTCTCTCACTTCTTTCCCAAACCTGTTCCTCTGTCTCCCTACGATTCATCACTTGGCCCCCACACATCGTTATTCATGTACCTATTTAAACCTTGATTAATTCCCCCCTCCTGCTCATTTATCCCACGAACATTTACTAGAGCCTGCTCTCTGCGGGAGTCACAAATCCTAGGGCTTCTGGGTCCCCGAAAAGGGTTCTGACCCTTGTCCTAAGGAGGGGCTcctatgggtggctcagtaagtacATACACAGGCATTTCAAAATTGGCTTTAAATACTCATCAGGGCGCCAGGAAAGGGGACTGGGATGAGAACTTGTTACATGTGAATTTGGGGTTGGGGTGCCCTGAGAGAGAAGGGGACCCATCCGTCAGAGCAGCTGGGgtgccccaccccccgccctgggACAAGGGAACAGAGTAGAGGCCCTCTCTGAAGGGTCCCAGGGCCAACTAGGAGCCAGCCCTCCCTTCGAGGTAGATCATCGGGGAGGGAACGGAGGAGGAGCTCCCACGGTGGTGATGACAGACAGTCACATCCTTAGTGGTACTGCTGATAGCTGGGATAGCCTGGGGCTGGGGTACCCTCCTTAGGGGGCAGCTGGCTGGGGTCCTCCAAGAACGGGGGTGCTGGAGAGGAAAGAATCAGGTAAGAGTGAGATGCAGTGTACAGTCAGAACATTTTGCACCTCTCCCCAACTAGTGTCCGTCTCCCAGGTACTCACCATTGCGGAACTGCTGGGCAGTATAGCGAGTAAGGAGGATGCCAACACCCTCTATGAGAGCCAAGAGGATGCCCCCCATCATTGCTGAGCCCACCATGGCCAATGGGCCACCTAGGAGAGTGAAACGGCAGGGAGAAAGAGGTGAAGGCAAGGAGAACAGGGCAGAAGGGGCTGGGGCCGAGGGTCGGGTCGGGGGCACTCACTGCGGGCAGCCAGCACAGCCCCAGTCAATGCTCCGCTGGTAATGGAATTCCAGGGATCTTCTTTGCCCCGCAGGCGCACCAGGCCACAGTCGATGGTGGAGAACAGGCCCCCCCACACTGCAAAGCTACCTGCAGAGAGCAAGGCCTAATCAGTGTTCCTGAGGAATCCCAAGAATCCATAGGTCACGGTCTGGGGACTTCCAAGGCCTGCATGCTCTGGCAATGAATGGGGAGAAAAACCCAGACACAAAGGCAGATAGTTAAACTCCTAGGGGATATTCCCCATCTGCCCCAGGGATGGCTCCTTCTTCAAGCAATCTCTAATTGCCATCGGCATTCCCCTCACCTTTGTTTGACAAATGTTTACAAGCAGATTTATCTTTTATGTGGCTTTTAACAGAGCAACACTGTTCTTCCTAACCATCACATAGAGGTAGAATTCTGATACTGGTTTAAGGGGGACAAAAACAGGTTACAAAAACCAGTTAATGGTATGATAAAGTGTTTATTGAGgttttactgtgtgccaggaccTGTTTTCAGCACTGCATGTCATTTGACTTCTGAAGtcttaaatttgttaatattattaaagtaCTTAGCAGGGCAGCCAGCGCTTAGTGAGTACTATGTAAGTTACATaaacataaataacataaattacAAAACAATTTCGGTGGTTATGGCTATCATCATCTCCATGTTACTGATGAGGTTTGGGCAAAGGAAGCCAAACCCAAAATCATGCATCAGGGAAGATCCAGGGCCCGGATTTAAACTCCAGAATCCACATTCTTGCCCTCCCCCCATATTAAATTATTGGGAAACATCACTGTCCCAGGCAGAGTTGGGGCTGGAATGTGGACCCCAATTTGCAGTCtagaaccagggatccctgggtggcacagcggtttaatgcctgcctttggcccagggcgcgattctggagagccgggatcgaatcccacatcgggctcccggtgcatggagcctgcttctccctctgcctatgtctctgtctgtctgtctgtctctctctctgtgtgactatcataaataaataaaaattaaaaaataagttaaaaaaaaaaaacttttagaaccAAAGGAGCAGCTACCCCCAACTTTGCATATCTCCTAGGTCTCTCCAAGCCTCTTACCTCCAATCTGCGGGGCTCTGATCCTCACAGCGTTGATACTACCTCTCAATCGGTGCCGAAATCCCTGGGAAAAGTGAGGAGGCGGGGAGTCAGAATAGGGCTGAGGCCCCTGGCAGGCAGGGTTTCTAGCGTTTAAGACAGGGAACACGACGGGTCACGGGTTGTCAGACGTAGAGATGTGGAGCAGTGGCTGAGAACTAGGAGGCTGTGGAGCACCCTAACTTGGGCGTTCTCAGCCGTGGGTTGAGAAATTCGCATTCATCCAATGTTACTACTAGCACCTATCCCAGGCACCAGGCTGTATGCAGGGATGGTGAATGAGACAGACCTAGCTTTTGCCCTCTCAAAGCTCACATAACAGTGGGAGAGACAGATCCCTAGCAGAGGTACAGATAAATAAGGCAACTTTACACAGCCATACAGACCGTAGAGGAAATAGGAGAGAGAGACATGATAATAACTGGGGGGTTGGGAAAGGACTCTAAAGGAGGGGGCATTTGTGTTGAGGCCTTGAGGATGAGAATAGAAAATGTGGGCAAAGACCTGGGAAAGAGTTCCAGGAGTTGAGGGGAGAGACAGGACTAGGTATATTAATTGCAGAGACCTTGGTAAATGGATAGCACTTAAAGCCAGGACGTTTGGTTAAGATCTTGGAAGAGGGtggtcagaaagagaaagagaattgatTAGGTCAcattaaaagcattttcttaacTTTAAGGCTGTCTGCTTTCCGCCAGTTAAACTCTTGTCACTTCTCTGTATCCAGGTTTCTGACCCAGAATCTGCCTCTGGGGAAAATCTCTCTGGCTTTGCGCATACATTTAGAGTTTGGTAATGACCGTTTTCACGGCACAGCATTTCCACAGAGGAGCTCCAGCTGGGTGgcgcagggagagggacagagagccgTGTTTGCAGTTCACCCCAAACCACAGATCCTGGAGccaggcctggcacatagtaggctaGCCGGCACTGTAATGAGCGAGTTATGGCAGCTCCACGCAGCGTTCATCGCAGTATCCCATGTGGGCATGGCAGGACCCCCACACTACCCAGGGAAGGCCACGACTCACAACAGGGGCATTGCGGAAGCCCTTGATGGCCTGGAAGACTCCACCGCCGATGACACCCATAGTGAAGGCTCCACCGCAATCGTCCACAATTCGCCATGGGCTGCAAGCCAAAAGGGGAGGGTGGGTTAAGTGAGCCCCTCTT
The Vulpes vulpes isolate BD-2025 chromosome X, VulVul3, whole genome shotgun sequence genome window above contains:
- the TIMM17B gene encoding mitochondrial import inner membrane translocase subunit Tim17-B is translated as MEEYAREPCPWRIVDDCGGAFTMGVIGGGVFQAIKGFRNAPVGFRHRLRGSINAVRIRAPQIGGSFAVWGGLFSTIDCGLVRLRGKEDPWNSITSGALTGAVLAARSGPLAMVGSAMMGGILLALIEGVGILLTRYTAQQFRNAPPFLEDPSQLPPKEGTPAPGYPSYQQYH